In the Streptomyces formicae genome, one interval contains:
- a CDS encoding glycogen debranching N-terminal domain-containing protein gives MSDRHRLLVRGRTFAAVGTGGDISGVGAVRGTAAGPDGLFVRDARHLSRWQLTVEGAVPEILAPVETSAAAADPARCVLVPRGGRQEPPAYTLFREQAVADGVFTESLRVRSNRPVPTRVGLALTVDADFTDQFELRADHRTYTKPGAVRSRLPLEGGEGVEFTYRRGEWCSRTTVTAEPAPDGIEETGTGARRLVWNLELDAHGSAEVALRAAAYPHGAPGPRATGSPEQAVRQLAEIQAEYASGVALPATWPELAAACARGLADLAVLQVPAQGPDGEELRVPGAGVPWFLTLLGRDALLTSLFALPYLPRLAAATLPALAATQATEDAEGGVAETGKIVHEVRHGELAHFGQVPFGRYYGSVDATPLFLVLLGAYTEQTGDRATAHRLQAHARAAVGWMLDHGGLTSRGYLVYRADQGGLANQNWKDSPGAICSADGERATGPVMAAGAQGYAYDALRRTAWLARTVWDDTVYAELLARTAADLRDRFQRDFWMPERGFPALALDGEGRRLDALASDAGHLLWSGLLDKEYGEAVGRRLLERDFFSGWGVRTLAAGQPAFHPLSYHRGSVWPHDNALIALGLARYGLHDEARAVARGLLDAASTGGGRLPEVLAGYDKGAYPVPVPYPHSCVLESRSAAAPLALLTAVGGV, from the coding sequence ATGAGCGATCGGCACCGGCTGCTCGTGCGGGGGCGGACCTTCGCGGCCGTCGGCACGGGCGGTGACATCAGCGGGGTCGGCGCGGTGCGCGGCACGGCGGCGGGCCCCGACGGCCTGTTCGTACGGGACGCGCGGCACCTGAGCCGCTGGCAGCTCACCGTCGAAGGGGCGGTGCCCGAGATCCTCGCGCCCGTGGAGACGTCGGCCGCGGCGGCCGACCCGGCGCGCTGCGTCCTGGTGCCGCGCGGCGGCCGCCAGGAGCCGCCCGCCTACACGCTCTTCCGCGAACAGGCCGTCGCCGACGGAGTGTTCACGGAGTCCCTGCGGGTGCGGAGCAACCGCCCGGTGCCGACCCGGGTCGGGCTCGCGCTGACCGTGGACGCCGACTTCACCGACCAGTTCGAGCTCCGCGCCGACCACCGCACCTACACCAAGCCGGGCGCCGTCAGGTCCCGGCTGCCGCTGGAGGGCGGCGAGGGCGTCGAGTTCACCTACCGGCGCGGCGAGTGGTGCTCGCGCACGACGGTGACCGCGGAGCCCGCCCCGGACGGCATCGAGGAGACCGGCACCGGCGCGCGGCGCCTCGTATGGAACCTGGAGCTCGACGCGCACGGATCCGCTGAGGTGGCACTGCGTGCCGCCGCGTATCCGCACGGCGCTCCGGGGCCGCGTGCGACGGGCTCGCCCGAGCAGGCCGTGCGCCAACTCGCCGAGATCCAGGCGGAGTACGCGTCGGGGGTGGCGCTGCCCGCCACCTGGCCGGAGCTGGCGGCGGCCTGCGCGCGGGGCCTCGCGGACCTCGCGGTGCTCCAGGTCCCCGCGCAGGGCCCGGACGGCGAGGAGCTGCGGGTGCCGGGCGCCGGAGTCCCGTGGTTCCTCACCCTCCTGGGCCGCGACGCCCTGCTGACCTCGCTCTTCGCGCTGCCCTATCTGCCCCGCCTGGCCGCCGCGACGCTGCCCGCGCTCGCCGCCACCCAGGCGACCGAGGACGCCGAGGGCGGGGTCGCCGAGACCGGCAAGATCGTGCACGAGGTGCGCCACGGCGAGCTCGCGCACTTCGGGCAGGTGCCGTTCGGGCGCTACTACGGCTCGGTCGACGCGACGCCGCTCTTCCTCGTCCTGCTCGGCGCGTACACCGAACAGACCGGGGACCGCGCCACCGCCCACCGCCTCCAGGCGCACGCCAGGGCCGCCGTCGGCTGGATGCTCGACCACGGCGGGCTCACCTCGCGCGGCTACCTCGTCTACCGCGCGGACCAGGGCGGCCTCGCCAACCAGAACTGGAAGGACTCGCCCGGCGCGATCTGCTCCGCCGACGGGGAGAGGGCGACGGGCCCCGTCATGGCGGCAGGCGCCCAGGGGTACGCGTACGACGCCCTGCGGCGCACCGCGTGGCTCGCGCGGACCGTCTGGGACGACACGGTATACGCGGAGCTGCTCGCGCGGACCGCCGCCGACCTGCGGGACCGCTTCCAGCGGGACTTCTGGATGCCGGAGCGGGGCTTCCCCGCGCTCGCGCTCGACGGCGAGGGCCGCCGGCTCGACGCGCTCGCATCGGACGCAGGGCACCTGCTCTGGTCCGGGCTGCTGGACAAGGAGTACGGGGAGGCGGTGGGCCGCCGCCTCCTGGAGCGCGACTTCTTCTCCGGCTGGGGCGTACGGACGCTCGCGGCCGGACAGCCCGCGTTCCACCCGCTCTCCTACCACCGGGGCTCGGTGTGGCCGCACGACAACGCGCTGATCGCGCTCGGCCTCGCACGCTACGGCCTGCACGACGAGGCCCGCGCGGTGGCCCGCGGCCTGCTCGACGCCGCGTCCACGGGCGGCGGCCGCCTGCCGGAGGTCCTCGCGGGCTACGACAAGGGGGCGTATCCGGTCCCGGTGCCGTATCCGCACTCGTGCGTACTCGAATCGCGCTCGGCCGCGGCGCCGTTGGCCCTGCTGACGGCGGTGGGCGGGGTGTGA
- a CDS encoding MGH1-like glycoside hydrolase domain-containing protein produces MDRSATTRQDGHRAAAPGRVLRELGAQVLWANWTGASTVPSRELYPHQWSWDSAFIAIGLRHLSPLRAQLELETLLRAQWGDGRVPHIVFNDAVPLDAYFPSPDFWRSTTAGRAAGAPAGVQTSGIVQPPAHALAAWLVHRADPGLSRARSFLARLRPRLAAWHRYLLCARDAGGAGLAAVVHPWEQGMDNSPCWDGPLSRVEPADPAAYRRADLDHGAPEDRPTDLDYGRYVRLAEVYRDRRYADAEGPGAFAVEDPAFNALLIVSECALALIERELAADDAESGDSAESAALAESAAERRERADALTKTLVDRLWDPRRGLFLCRDLCAPGRDGELVPERGVTGLIPLVLPGLDRDITATLVRTACGPHFGLEGPARLVPSYDLTGPAFDPRRYWRGPAWFNTNWLLEKGLRLHGDHPRADGLRDALLEAAVTSGFAEYVDPYTARGSGARGFGWTAALALDLLLDDSRSGRGGLLGEEVWS; encoded by the coding sequence GTGGACCGCAGTGCGACCACCCGGCAGGACGGGCACCGCGCCGCCGCGCCGGGACGGGTGCTGCGGGAGCTGGGCGCCCAGGTGCTGTGGGCCAACTGGACGGGGGCGTCCACCGTGCCGTCCCGTGAGCTGTACCCCCACCAGTGGTCCTGGGACTCGGCGTTCATCGCCATCGGCCTGCGCCACCTCTCCCCGCTGCGCGCCCAGTTGGAGCTGGAGACGCTGCTGCGCGCCCAGTGGGGCGACGGCCGCGTCCCGCACATCGTGTTCAACGACGCCGTGCCGCTCGACGCCTACTTCCCGAGCCCCGACTTCTGGCGCTCCACGACCGCGGGCCGCGCGGCGGGCGCGCCCGCCGGGGTCCAGACCTCGGGCATCGTCCAGCCGCCCGCGCACGCGCTCGCCGCCTGGCTGGTGCACCGCGCCGACCCCGGCCTGTCCAGAGCCCGTTCGTTCCTGGCCCGCCTGCGGCCGAGGCTCGCCGCCTGGCACCGCTATCTGCTGTGCGCCAGGGACGCGGGCGGCGCCGGGCTCGCCGCCGTGGTGCACCCCTGGGAGCAGGGCATGGACAACAGCCCGTGCTGGGACGGCCCGTTGAGCCGGGTCGAGCCCGCGGACCCGGCCGCCTACCGCAGGGCCGACCTGGACCACGGGGCGCCCGAGGACCGGCCGACGGACCTGGACTACGGCAGGTACGTGCGGCTCGCCGAGGTCTATCGGGACCGGCGGTACGCGGACGCCGAGGGGCCCGGCGCCTTCGCGGTCGAGGATCCCGCGTTCAACGCGCTGCTGATCGTCTCGGAGTGCGCGCTCGCCCTGATCGAGCGCGAACTGGCCGCCGATGACGCGGAGTCGGGCGACTCGGCCGAGTCGGCCGCGCTTGCCGAGTCGGCGGCCGAGCGGCGGGAACGCGCCGACGCGCTGACCAAGACCCTGGTGGACCGCCTCTGGGACCCCCGGCGCGGCCTCTTCCTCTGCCGCGACCTGTGCGCCCCCGGGCGGGACGGCGAACTCGTCCCCGAGCGCGGCGTCACCGGGCTCATCCCGCTGGTCCTTCCCGGACTCGACCGTGACATCACCGCCACCCTGGTGCGCACCGCGTGCGGCCCGCACTTCGGACTCGAAGGCCCGGCGCGGCTCGTGCCGAGCTACGACCTGACGGGCCCCGCCTTCGACCCCCGGCGGTACTGGCGCGGACCCGCCTGGTTCAACACCAACTGGCTCCTGGAGAAGGGGCTGCGGCTGCACGGCGACCACCCGCGCGCGGACGGGCTGCGCGACGCGCTGCTCGAAGCGGCGGTCACCTCCGGGTTCGCCGAGTACGTCGATCCGTACACCGCACGGGGGAGCGGCGCGCGCGGCTTCGGCTGGACCGCGGCGCTGGCCCTCGACCTGCTGCTCGACGACAGCCGGAGCGGGCGGGGCGGGCTCTTGGGAGAAGAGGTGTGGTCATGA